A genomic stretch from Musa acuminata AAA Group cultivar baxijiao unplaced genomic scaffold, Cavendish_Baxijiao_AAA HiC_scaffold_1138, whole genome shotgun sequence includes:
- the LOC135671161 gene encoding receptor-like protein EIX2: MPSSVGKFSNLTELYLGRNSLEGVISEVHFENLTRLRWLDLRDNSITISIGQSWVPPFQLRYVDLTKCQLGPQFPEWLQFQTQIEELYLADCKIAGTMPAWLWNISSSTITELDLSNNQIGGKLPSSLNFTKLEMLYLESNRFEGPLPTMLPSTLQTPYLSNNSFTGQLPIWPHVHSVALSDNMLDGGLSSSIYQWIYLEHLDLSNNKLLGEIPYCMGKSLQNLYFLNLDNNHISGEIPHTIGFLSELRLLQLKNNSFSGEVPLSLKNCTKLQFLDLAQNNLVGSIMLWMGENLRQLVVLRLRLNMFFGVIPWQLARFEQLQILDLANNNFSVSIPHNIGNLSTMRSTSQYNDFYYDELDVITKGQDLHYLRCSISFMKSLDLSNNRLTGEIPKGIGELTGLKNLNLSRNHLQSKIPREIGGMKSLESLDLSINDLSGSIPESLSALYSLSYLNLSYNNLSGMIPSGNQLQTFVDPSIYMEFCQITDSMGLFQLLLCDGQSKGLLELRFVL; this comes from the coding sequence ATGCCTTCCTCCGTTGGTAAGTTCTCAAATCTCACTGAATTATATCTCGGTAGAAATTCTCTTGAAGGTGTTATTTCAGAAGTTCATTTTGAGAATCTTACAAGATTGCGATGGTTGGACTTGCGTGACAACTCCATCACCATATCCATTGGACAGAGTTGGGTCCCCCCTTTCCAACTCAGATACGTAGATTTAACCAAATGTCAGTTGGGACCTCAATTTCCAGAATggttgcagtttcaaacacagatCGAAGAATTATATTTGGCAGACTGTAAAATTGCAGGGACAATGCCAGCTTGGCTttggaatatttcatcttctaccatCACAGAGTTAGACCTTTCCAACAACCAAATAGGAGGCAAGCTGCCATCTTCTTTGAACTTCACCAAGTTGGAAATGTTATATTTGGAATCCAACAGATTTGAAGGTCCATTGCCGACGATGCTACCGTCTACACTTCAAACTCCATACCTCTCCAATAATTCCTTTACAGGGCAATTGCCGATATGGCCCCATGTTCACTCAGTGGCACTCTCAGATAATATGCTTGATGGTGGCTTATCTTCATCAATCTACCAATGGATATATCTCGAACACCTTGACCTTTCGAACAACAAATTACTTGGTGAAATCCCTTATTGTATGGGAAAATCATTACAAAATCTTTATTTCTTGAATTTGGACAACAATCACATCTCGGGTGAAATTCCACACACGATCGGTTTTTTAAGTGAGCTTCGGCTATTGCAACTGAAAAATAACAGTTTTTCGGGTGAGGTTCCTTTGTCATTGAAAAATTGTACAAAGTTACAATTTCTTGATCTGGCTCAAAATAATCTTGTCGGAAGTATAATGCTATGGATGGGAGAAAATCTACGACAATTGGTAGTACTTCGTCTACGTTTAAATATGTTTTTTGGAGTTATTCCTTGGCAACTTGCTCGATTTGAACAGCTTCAAATATTGGATCTTGCCAATAACAACTTCTCTGTATCAATACCTCACAACATTGGTAATTTAAGTACCATGAGATCGACATCACAATATaatgatttttattatgatgaattAGATGTCATTACGAAGGGACAAGATCTTCATTATTTACGATGCAGCATAAGTTTTATGAAAAGTTTGGATCTTTCAAACAATAGACTAACCGGAGAGATACCAAAAGGAATCGGAGAACTCACGGGACTCAAGAACTTAAATTTGTCAAGAAATCATTTACAAAGTAAAATCCCTCGGGAGATAGGAGGAATGAAATCATTAGAATCTCTTGATCTATCGATAAATGATCTTTCTGGTAGTATTCCTGAGAGCTTATCGGCTTTATATTCTTTGAGCTATTTGAATTTGTCATATAATAACCTTTCAGGAATGATACCATCTGGTAATCAACTCCAAACTTTTGTTGATCCATCCATCTATATGG
- the LOC103974915 gene encoding receptor-like protein EIX2, with the protein MVDLRRLKELHMLDNQLTGNLSDLLEQMTNLIILDLEYNLFNGSMPSSVGKFSNLTELYLRGNSLGGVISEVHFENLTRLQVLDLSYNPITISIGQSWVPPFQLRLLDLTNCQLGPQFPEWLQFQTQIEELFLKDCKIAGTMPAWFWNISSSTITELDLSNNQIGGKLPSSFKFTKLEMLYLYSNRFEGPLPTMLPSTLYGLSLSNNSFTGQLLIWPHVKFVFISDNMLDGGLSSSICQWTFLEYLDLSNNKLLGEIPYCPEESLQNLRFLNLGNNHFSGEIPHTIGFLSELQLLQLKNNSFSGEVPLSLKNCTELQFLDLAQNNLVGSITLWMGENLQQLKVLRLRSNMFFGVIPWQLARFEQLQILDLANNNFSGSIPHNIGNLNTMRSTTLYNESCDYESDVL; encoded by the exons ATGGTTGATCTCCGTAGACTGAAAGAATTACATATGTTGGACAACCAATTGACAGGAAATTTGAGCGATTTGCTAGAGCAAATGACGAATCTCATCATTTTGGATCTCGAATATAATTTATTCAACGGTTCGATGCCTTCCTCCGTTGGTAAGTTCTCAAATCTCACTGAATTGTATCTCCGTGGAAATTCTCTTGGAGGTGTCATTTCAGAAGTTCATTTTGAGAATCTTACGAGATTGCAAGTGTTGGACTTGTCTTACAACCCCATCACCATATCTATTGGGCAGAGTTGGGTCCCCCCTTTCCAACTCAGATTACTAGATTTAACCAATTGTCAGTTGGGACCTCAATTTCCAGAATggttgcagtttcaaacacagatAGAAGAATTATTTTTGAAAGACTGTAAAATTGCAGGGACAATGCCCGCTTGGTTttggaatatttcatcttctaccatCACAGAGTTAGACCTTTCCAACAACCAAATAGGAGGCAAGCTGCCATCTTCTTTCAAGTTCACCAAGTTGGAAATGTTATATTTATACTCCAACAGATTTGAAGGTCCATTGCCAACGATGCTACCATCTACACTTTATGGTCTATCTCTTTCCAATAATTCCTTTACAGGTCAATTACTGATATGGCCTCATGTTAAATTTGTGTTCATCTCAGATAACATGCTTGACGGTGGCTTATCTTCATCAATCTGCCAATGGACATTTCTCGAATACCTTGACCTTTCGAACAACAAATTACTTGGTGAGATTCCTTATTGTCCGGAGGAGTCATTACAAAATCTTCGATTCTTGAATTTGGGCAACAATCACTTCTCGGGTGAAATTCCACACACGATCGGATTTTTAAGTGAGCTTCAGCTATTGCAACTAAAAAATAACAGTTTTTCGGGTGAGGTTCCTTTGTCATTGAAAAATTGTACAGAGTTACAGTTTCTTGATCTGGCTCAAAATAATCTTGTCGGAAGTATAACGCTATGGATGGGAGAAAATCTACAACAACTGAAAGTACTTCGTCTACGTTCAAATATGTTTTTTGGAGTTATTCCTTGGCAACTTGCTCGATTTGAACAGCTTCAAATATTGGATCTTGCCAATAACAACTTCTCTGGATCAATACCTCACAACATTGGTAATTTAAATACCATGAGATCGACAACACTTTATAATGAATCTTGTGATTATGAATCAGAT GTCTTGTAA
- the LOC135671160 gene encoding receptor-like protein EIX2 has product MGFPLRFLSSLSLCLLALLLHRAMVTSGCFSMEREALLDFKAGIHDTHNRLSSWTGHHCCTWKGVTCDTTTGHVVMLDLRNTFDRALGGERMMNSSLLALSHLERLDLSFNDFSGIRMPEFIGSFKKLRYLNLSSTRFMGGIPARLGNLSSLYVLDLSVALYVDDYGNGYPVDNLEWLSHLTSLKHLDLSWLNLTGVPDWFSSVNMLPFLQVLTMYAAGLNTIPASVVHVNFTSSLTWSYPS; this is encoded by the exons ATGGGTTTCCCTTTACGCTTCTTATCATCATTGTCGTTGTGCCTCTtggccctcctcctccaccgggcCATGGTGACAAGTGGGTGTTTCAGCATGGAGAGGGAGGCACTGTTGGACTTCAAAGCCGGCATCCACGACACCCATAACCGGCTATCTTCTTGGACGGGTCACCACTGTTGCACATGGAAGGGAGTGACCTGCGACACCACCACTGGCCACGTCGTCATGCTCGACCTCCGGAATACGTTTGATCGGGCATTAGGCGGTGAGAGGATGATGAACTCGTCATTGCTTGCTTTATCACATCTGGAGCGCCTGGATCTTAGCTTCAATGATTTCAGTGGGATCCGCATGCCGGAATTCATCGGCTCCTTCAAGAAACTGAGATACCTCAATCTATCTTCTACACGATTCATGGGAGGAATACCTGCTCGGCTGGGGAACCTTTCGAGCCTCTACGTTCTTGATCTAAGCGTTGCCTTATACGTCGATGATTATGGAAACGGATATCCCGTCGACAACCTCGAGTGGCTCTCCCATCTCACGTCCTTGAAGCACCTGGACTTGAGCTGGTTGAACCTAACTGGTGTCCCAGATTGGTTCTCATCCGTGAACATGCTGCCATTCCTCCAAGTGTTAACTATGTATGCCGCTGGTCTCAATACCATCCCAGCTTCTGTTGTCCACGTCAACTTCACCTCCTCTCTTACC TGGTCTTACCCATCTTGA
- the LOC135671236 gene encoding probable LRR receptor-like serine/threonine-protein kinase At4g29180 has product MVSQYEVDEGYIDTGRNVRIADRYFEDSTQVRTWFTVRSFPDGTRNCYTIPRLKEGDRYLVRASFVHGNYDGQAFGNSVAPPLLFDLYVGVNLWRRINITKASTLYEAEIITLAPSDSLSICLANIGSGTPFISLLELRHIDNHLAYQDANQSAALLFYSRYNLGSLTNDTLR; this is encoded by the exons ATGGTCAGCCAG TACGAAGTCGACGAAGGATACATCGACACGGGAAGAAACGTCCGAATCGCTGACAGGTACTTCGAGGATTCGACACAGGTACGTACGTGGTTCACCGTTCGAAGCTTTCCCGACGGAACTCGCAACTGCTACACCATTCCCCGGTTGAAGGAAGGGGACAGGTATCTCGTAAGGGCCTCCTTCGTTCACGGCAACTACGACGGCCAAGCCTTTGGGAACTCCGTCGCCCCACCACTGCTATTCGATCTCTATGTCGGTGTCAACCTCTGGCGACGCATAAACATCACCAAGGCGTCCACACTTTACGAGGCCGAGATTATTACTCTCGCCCCGTCCGACTCCCTGTCGATATGCCTGGCCAACATTGGTTCGGGAAcgccgttcatatctttgctggagTTGAGGCATATCGACAACCACCTGGCGTACCAGGACGCGAATCAATCCGCTGCACTACTCTTCTACAGTCGCTACAACTTGGGATCCCTCACCAACGACACCCTCAG GTGA
- the LOC103973074 gene encoding receptor-like protein EIX1, which translates to MGFPLRFFSSLLLYLLALLLHRATVTSGCFSMEREALLDFKAGVIDTRNRLSSWTGHHCCTWNGVACDTTTGHVVMLDLRNTNTDDWALRGERMNTSLLALSHLEHLDLSFNDFSGIRIPEFIGSFKKLRYLNLSSTRFMGGIPARLGNLSSLYVLDLSDALDFTSHVDNLEWLSHLTSLNHLDLSWLKLTGAPDWFSSVNMLPSLQVLSMSSVGLKTIPASVVHVNFTSSLTVLDLSYNIFNSTLPKWLWNITSLTHLDLYYSGLYGIIPDAIGDLGSLTFLDLGFNQLEGTVPRSMVDLRRLKELHMQGNQLTGNLSGWLEKMTNLIILDLQYNLFNGSMPSSVGKFSNLTELYLRGNSLGGVISEVHFENLTRLQVLDLSYNSITISIGQSWVPPFQLRYVDLTKCQLGPQFPEWLQFQTQIEELHLADCKIAGTMPAWFWNISSSTISLSNNQIGGKLPSSLKFTKLERLHLDSNRFEGPLPTMLPSTLHTLSLSNNSFTGQLPIWPYVQSVALSNNMLDGGLSSSICQWTGGLVYLDLSNNKLLGQIPYYCLGKSLQNLYYLDLSNNHFSGEIPHTIGFLSELQLLQLKNNSFSGEVPLSFKNCTKLQFLDLAQNNLVGSITIWMGDNLQYLVVLRLHSNMFSGVIPWQLAGFELLQILDLANNNFSGSIPHNIGNLNTMRSTSQYSGLFDNELDVFTKGQDLYYSKYSIIFMKSLDLSNNRLTGEIPKGIGDLAGLKNLNLSRNHL; encoded by the coding sequence ATGGGTTTCCCTTTACGCTTCTTTTCGTCATTGTTGTTGTACCTCTtggccctcctcctccaccgggcCACGGTGACAAGTGGGTGTTTCAGCATGGAGAGGGAGGCGCTGCTGGACTTCAAAGCTGGTGTCATAGACACCCGCAACCGGCTATCTTCTTGGACAGGCCACCACTGTTGCACATGGAACGGAGTGGCCTGCGACACCACCACTGGCCACGTCGTCATGCTGGACCTCCGAAACACCAATACAGATGATTGGGCATTACGCGGTGAGAGGATGAACACGTCATTGCTTGCTTTATCACATCTGGAGCACTTGGATCTTAGCTTCAATGATTTCAGCGGGATCCGCATACCGGAATTCATCGGCTCCTTCAAGAAACTGAGATACCTCAATCTATCTTCTACACGATTCATGGGAGGAATACCTGCTCGGCTGGGGAACCTTTCGAGCCTCTACGTTCTTGATCTAAGCGATGCTTTAGATTTTACATCCCATGTTGACAACCTCGAATGGCTCTCCCATCTTACCTCCCTGAATCACCTGGACTTGAGCTGGTTGAAGCTAACCGGTGCCCCAGATTGGTTCTCATCCGTGAACATGCTGCCTTCCCTCCAAGTGTTAAGTATGTCTTCCGTTGGTCTCAAGACCATCCCAGCTTCTGTTGTGCACGTCAACTTCACCTCCTCTCTTACCGTCCTTGATCTCTCCTATAATATTTTCAACTCCACCTTACCCAAATGGTTGTGGAATATTACTAGTCTTACCCATCTTGATCTCTATTATTCTGGGTTATATGGCATTATTCCCGATGCAATTGGAGACTTGGGCTCTCTTACTTTTCTTGATCTAGGATTCAATCAACTCGAGGGTACCGTACCGAGATCCATGGTTGATCTCCGTAGACTGAAAGAATTACATATGCAAGGCAACCAATTGACAGGAAATTTGAGCGGTTGGTTGGAGAAAATGACGAATCTCATCATTTTGGATCTCCAATATAATTTATTCAACGGTTCCATGCCTTCCTCCGTTGGTAAGTTCTCAAATCTCACTGAATTGTATCTCCGTGGAAATTCTCTTGGAGGTGTCATTTCAGAAGTTCATTTTGAGAATCTTACGAGATTGCAAGTGTTGGACTTGTCTTACAACTCCATCACCATATCAATTGGGCAGAGTTGGGTCCCCCCTTTCCAACTCAGATATGTAGATTTAACCAAATGTCAGTTGGGACCTCAATTTCCAGAATggttgcagtttcaaacacagatCGAAGAATTACATTTGGCAGACTGTAAAATTGCAGGGACAATGCCCGCTTGGTTttggaatatttcatcttctacgaTCAGCCTTTCCAACAACCAAATAGGAGGGAAGCTGCCATCTTCTTTAAAGTTCACCAAGTTGGAAAGATTACATTTGGATTCCAACAGATTTGAAGGTCCATTACCAACGATGCTACCGTCTACACTTCATACTTTATCTCTCTCCAATAATTCCTTTACAGGGCAATTGCCGATATGGCCCTATGTTCAATCAGTGGCACTCTCAAATAATATGCTTGATGGTGGCTTATCTTCATCAATCTGCCAATGGACAGGTGGTCTCGTATACCTTGACCTTTCGAACAATAAATTACTTGGTCAGATCCCTTATTATTGTTTGGGAAAGTCATTACAAAATCTTTATTACTTAGATTTGAGCAACAATCACTTCTCGGGTGAAATTCCACACACGATCGGATTTTTAAGTGAGCTTCAGCTATTGCAACTGAAAAATAACAGTTTTTCGGGTGAGGTTCCTTTGTCATTCAAAAATTGTACAAAGTTACAATTTCTTGATTTGGCTCAAAACAATCTTGTCGGAAGTATAACAATATGGATGGGAGATAATCTACAATATCTGGTAGTGCTTCGTCTACATTCAAATATGTTTTCTGGAGTTATTCCTTGGCAACTTGCTGGATTTGAACTGCTTCAAATATTGGATCTTGCTAATAACAATTTCTCTGGATCAATACCTCACAACATTGGTAATTTAAATACCATGAGATCGACATCACAATATAGTGGTCTTTTTGATAATGAATTAGATGTCTTTACGAAGGGACAAGATCTTTATTATTCAAAATACAGCATAATTTTTATGAAAAGTTTGGATCTTTCAAACAATAGACTAACCGGAGAGATACCAAAAGGAATTGGAGACCTTGCAGGACTCAAGAACTTAAATTTGTCAAGAAATCATTTATAA
- the LOC103974473 gene encoding receptor-like protein EIX1, protein MGFPLRFLSSLSLSLLALLLHRATVTSGCFSMEREALLDFKAGIHDTYNRLSSWVGQDCCAWEGVICGATTGHVVMLDLRNTFDRALRGERMMNSSLLALSHLKHLDLSVNDFRRIRIPEFIGSFKKLRYLNLSSTYFMGGIPARLGNLSSLYVLDLSDALDFAYHVDNLDWLSHLTSLKNLDLSWLKLTGAPDCFCCARQLHLLSYRP, encoded by the exons ATGGGTTTCCCTTTACGCTTCTTATCATCACTGTCGTTGTCCCTCTtggccctcctcctccaccgggcCACGGTGACAAGTGGGTGTTTCAGCATGGAGAGGGAGGCACTTTTGGACTTCAAAGCCGGCATCCACGACACCTATAACCGGCTATCTTCTTGGGTAGGCCAAGACTGCTGCGCATGGGAGGGGGTCATCtgtggtgccaccactggccacgtCGTCATGCTCGACCTCCGGAATACGTTTGATCGGGCATTACGCGGTGAGAGGATGATGAACTCGTCATTGCTTGCTTTATCTCATTTGAAGCACTTGGATCTTAGCGTCAATGATTTCAGGAGAATCCGCATACCGGAATTCATCGGCTCCTTCAAGAAATTGAGATACCTCAATCTATCTTCTACATATTTCATGGGAGGAATACCTGCTCGGCTGGGGAACCTTTCGAGCCTCTACGTTCTTGATCTAAGCGATGCTTTAGATTTTGCATACCATGTTGACAACCTCGACTGGCTCTCCCATCTTACCTCCCTGAAGAACCTGGACTTGAGCTGGTTGAAGCTAACCGGTGCCCCAGATTG CTTCTGTTGTGCACGTCAACTTCACCTCCTCTCTTACCGTCCTTGA